A region from the Methylocystis iwaonis genome encodes:
- a CDS encoding polysaccharide biosynthesis/export family protein → MALTTFRLDLLKHISLLAMCGALAACGITPASGPSRDEMVKGVSAMAQDGEAPFAWVEVDRHTLDILARRAPPTLRGFFGDYRPSASQVIGMGDALQITVWEAASGGLFSAGESAGGVSPGSRSSIIPEQIVGHDGSVTVPYAGRIQVAGRTQQQVETAIVERLRGKAIEPQALVNVTRNVTNTVTVTGEVANGARVPLNLRGDRILDVVAQAGGYRSPVHETFISVTRGSRTARAPLQALLANPSENIYVRPGDILTVESRPQTFTVAGAAGANAVIPFDARGITLEEAIGKSGGLNDNRADPDGLFVLRYEPTTLVREFPNVSPQLLQQPQIPVAYHLNMKDPTALFAARRFAVRDKDIIYISNAPLAEIGKVVQLVQMVAQPAVQGMAVSRIGH, encoded by the coding sequence GTGGCTTTGACAACTTTTCGTCTCGATCTACTCAAGCACATTTCTCTTCTCGCCATGTGCGGCGCGCTCGCCGCATGCGGAATCACGCCGGCGAGCGGGCCGTCGCGCGACGAGATGGTGAAGGGCGTTTCGGCGATGGCGCAGGATGGCGAAGCGCCTTTTGCCTGGGTGGAAGTCGACCGGCACACGCTGGATATTCTCGCGCGTCGGGCGCCGCCCACTCTGCGCGGCTTCTTCGGCGATTATCGCCCCTCCGCGTCGCAGGTGATCGGCATGGGCGACGCTCTGCAGATCACCGTATGGGAGGCGGCTTCCGGCGGGCTGTTCTCGGCCGGCGAGTCGGCCGGCGGCGTCAGCCCGGGCTCCCGCTCCTCCATCATTCCCGAGCAGATCGTTGGGCATGATGGCTCCGTGACGGTGCCTTATGCGGGACGTATCCAGGTCGCCGGGCGCACGCAGCAGCAGGTCGAGACCGCCATTGTCGAGCGTCTGCGCGGAAAGGCGATCGAGCCGCAGGCGCTCGTGAATGTTACGCGGAACGTCACCAACACGGTGACTGTGACGGGAGAAGTGGCGAATGGCGCCCGCGTCCCGCTCAATCTGCGCGGCGATCGAATTCTCGACGTTGTCGCCCAGGCCGGCGGTTACCGGTCGCCTGTCCACGAAACCTTCATCAGCGTCACGCGCGGCAGCCGGACCGCGCGCGCGCCGCTCCAGGCGCTTTTGGCGAACCCGAGCGAGAATATCTATGTGCGCCCGGGAGATATACTGACGGTTGAAAGCCGGCCGCAGACATTTACTGTCGCGGGCGCCGCTGGCGCGAACGCCGTAATCCCCTTCGACGCGCGCGGCATCACGCTGGAGGAGGCGATCGGCAAGTCGGGCGGCCTGAACGACAACCGCGCGGATCCCGACGGCCTGTTTGTTCTGCGCTACGAGCCGACGACGCTCGTCCGCGAGTTCCCGAATGTTTCTCCGCAGCTTTTGCAGCAGCCGCAAATCCCGGTCGCCTATCATTTGAACATGAAGGACCCGACCGCGCTCTTCGCGGCGCGCCGATTCGCGGTCCGCGACAAGGACATCATCTACATCTCCAACGCGCCTTTGGCCGAGATCGGCAAGGTGGTGCAGCTCGTCCAGATGGTCGCGCAACCAGCAGTCCAGGGGATGGCGGTCAGCCGTATCGGCCATTGA
- a CDS encoding enoyl-CoA hydratase-related protein has protein sequence MSEKVLNARSEGVLWLAFNRPEKKNALDRESYLALIGALDEARRDAAVRAVVFSGIGADFTAGNDLGDFRDFMEKPEDFPALAFVRTLAAFEKPMVAAVAGDAVGVGATMLFHCDLVYATPQARLRMPFIDLGLVPEAGASLLVPRRFGMARASQYLLAGEAFSGEDAFRLGLVNALAEPDAVLEMAMAAAKKLAQKPPAALLAARRLMRGDPAEILARIDEEAALFAQALASPTTRERLSAFFARGR, from the coding sequence ATGTCCGAGAAGGTTTTGAATGCGCGCAGCGAGGGCGTCCTTTGGCTCGCCTTCAACAGGCCGGAAAAAAAGAATGCGCTCGACCGCGAAAGCTACCTGGCGCTCATCGGAGCGCTCGACGAGGCGCGCCGCGACGCGGCCGTCCGCGCGGTCGTTTTCTCTGGGATAGGGGCGGACTTCACCGCCGGAAACGATCTCGGCGACTTCCGCGACTTTATGGAAAAACCGGAAGATTTCCCGGCGCTTGCATTCGTGCGAACGCTCGCGGCTTTTGAAAAGCCGATGGTGGCGGCCGTTGCGGGCGACGCCGTCGGCGTCGGCGCGACCATGCTTTTCCATTGCGACCTGGTCTATGCGACCCCGCAGGCGCGGCTTCGCATGCCTTTCATCGATCTCGGCCTCGTGCCGGAGGCCGGGGCGAGCCTCCTGGTTCCCCGGCGATTCGGCATGGCGCGAGCGTCTCAATATCTCTTGGCTGGAGAGGCGTTCTCAGGCGAGGACGCCTTCCGGCTCGGCCTGGTCAACGCCTTGGCCGAACCGGACGCAGTGCTCGAAATGGCGATGGCCGCGGCAAAGAAGCTTGCGCAAAAGCCGCCCGCAGCCCTCCTCGCGGCGCGGCGGCTGATGCGCGGCGATCCGGCGGAAATTTTGGCCCGAATCGACGAAGAAGCCGCCCTTTTCGCGCAGGCGCTCGCCTCCCCCACGACGCGCGAGAGGCTCTCAGCCTTCTTTGCGCGCGGCAGATAG